In Lentimicrobiaceae bacterium, a single genomic region encodes these proteins:
- a CDS encoding S46 family peptidase, which yields MRKITIILSLIFIINITAKADEGMWLPILLQQLNEKEMKSMGMRISAEDIYSVNKSSLKDAIVIFGGGCTGEVVSDKGLIFTNHHCGYGNIQKHSTLENDYLSNGFWANSFEEELPNPGLSVTFFVSMEDVTEQVLKDVTDNMSMDEKEKLIEKNSKNIIENTDLKPNTYAEVESFYYGNQYFLIVYKKYTDVRLVGAPPSNIGKFGGDVDNWMWPRHTGDFAVFRIYADENNEPAEYSKDNVPFKPNKHLTISLKGIEENDFVFIFGFPGSTREYIPAVAVDQIVNGFNPISIHLRGKKIDVIEKARNNDPLIKIQYASKSAGIANGWKKMIGESRGIRITKGIEEKISFEKEFTKWAEQNAPKYKNLLPEYDKLYNKYGSHLNNMSYYRDGLLGIEILRFAANFKSLIEAAQDKNTSDSAYNVLLARLSKYATNFYKDYNVDVDKNLFVAMIDEYISNCPQNLQSKYITSNYEKNKNSDRWSNSIYSKTIFADSSKIFDMLNSGNKKLIRNLHKDPAYLLGSEIIRYYNYEIVPELLSFYSKFDSLQNHYMAAQLEMQPDKRFYPDANFTLRVGYGNILPFHPADGVKYNWFTTLDGIIQKENPEISDYYVDPKLKELYYKKDYGQYADKDGTLHVGFIASNHTTGGNSGSPVFNADGQLIGLNFDRCWEGTMSDIKYDINLCRNISVDIRYCLFIIDKFAGATRIIDELTIVK from the coding sequence ATGAGAAAAATTACAATTATACTGAGTTTAATATTCATCATTAATATAACTGCCAAAGCCGACGAAGGCATGTGGTTGCCTATTCTTTTGCAGCAACTTAACGAAAAAGAAATGAAAAGTATGGGCATGCGTATTAGTGCTGAAGATATTTACAGCGTGAATAAATCAAGCCTTAAAGATGCTATCGTTATTTTCGGCGGCGGTTGTACAGGCGAAGTCGTGTCCGACAAAGGATTGATTTTTACTAATCACCATTGTGGCTACGGAAACATACAAAAACACAGCACTTTAGAAAACGACTATCTTTCCAACGGATTTTGGGCTAATTCGTTTGAGGAAGAACTTCCTAACCCAGGACTATCGGTTACTTTCTTTGTCAGCATGGAAGATGTTACCGAACAAGTACTGAAAGACGTTACCGATAATATGAGTATGGACGAAAAAGAAAAATTGATAGAAAAAAATTCTAAAAATATTATCGAAAACACAGACCTAAAACCAAATACCTACGCCGAAGTTGAATCTTTTTACTACGGCAATCAATACTTCTTGATAGTATATAAAAAATATACCGACGTCAGACTTGTTGGTGCTCCACCATCAAATATAGGCAAATTTGGTGGCGACGTCGATAATTGGATGTGGCCCCGACACACAGGCGACTTTGCAGTTTTTAGAATTTATGCCGACGAAAATAATGAGCCAGCCGAATACAGTAAAGACAATGTTCCGTTTAAACCGAACAAACATCTTACCATTTCATTAAAAGGAATTGAAGAAAACGATTTTGTTTTTATATTCGGATTCCCGGGCAGTACCAGAGAATATATTCCGGCTGTTGCCGTTGATCAAATTGTCAACGGATTTAACCCAATTTCCATTCACCTTAGGGGAAAGAAAATTGACGTCATAGAAAAAGCCAGAAACAACGACCCTTTGATAAAAATACAATACGCTAGCAAATCGGCGGGAATAGCCAACGGATGGAAAAAAATGATTGGCGAAAGTAGGGGAATTAGAATAACTAAAGGCATTGAAGAAAAAATCAGTTTTGAGAAAGAATTTACCAAATGGGCGGAACAAAACGCTCCGAAATACAAAAATCTATTACCCGAATACGATAAACTTTACAATAAATATGGAAGTCATTTGAACAATATGTCTTACTACCGCGACGGACTTCTTGGAATAGAAATATTAAGATTTGCAGCGAATTTCAAATCGCTTATAGAAGCTGCGCAAGACAAAAACACCTCCGACTCTGCCTACAATGTACTACTAGCCAGATTATCGAAATACGCAACGAATTTCTATAAAGATTATAATGTCGATGTTGATAAAAATTTATTTGTTGCTATGATAGATGAATACATAAGCAATTGTCCGCAAAACTTGCAATCTAAATATATTACAAGCAACTACGAGAAAAACAAAAATTCGGATAGGTGGTCAAATTCAATATATTCAAAAACCATTTTTGCCGATTCAAGTAAAATATTTGATATGTTAAATTCAGGCAACAAAAAACTGATTAGAAATTTGCATAAAGACCCTGCATATCTATTAGGTAGCGAGATTATAAGGTACTATAACTATGAAATTGTTCCCGAATTATTGAGCTTTTATTCAAAGTTTGACAGCTTACAAAATCACTACATGGCGGCTCAGCTTGAAATGCAGCCCGACAAAAGGTTTTATCCCGATGCAAACTTTACTCTAAGAGTTGGATACGGAAACATTTTACCTTTTCATCCAGCCGATGGAGTTAAATACAATTGGTTTACCACCTTAGACGGAATTATTCAGAAAGAAAATCCGGAAATAAGCGACTACTACGTCGATCCGAAGTTGAAAGAGCTTTATTATAAAAAAGATTACGGTCAGTATGCCGACAAAGACGGTACGCTACACGTCGGATTTATTGCCAGCAACCACACAACCGGCGGGAATAGCGGAAGTCCTGTCTTTAATGCAGACGGACAACTTATAGGTCTCAACTTCGACCGTTGTTGGGAAGGCACAATGAGCGATATAAAATACGATATTAATCTTTGCAGAAATATTTCGGTAGATATCAGATACTGCTTATTTATTATAGATAAATTTGCCGGTGCAACGCGTATTATTGATGAGTTGACTATAGTGAAGTAG
- a CDS encoding OmpA family protein, protein MKKIIFTIIVISFLPALVLGQSLKRVQKLMNRYQFDEAITLLKRAVADEDKQKEATLLLAQCYKAQNDIYNAKAWYEKAVKLDNVSPETIYEYGISLQKVGEYNKAKLVFEDFLKRKPNDELGLLKLESCNKVLTTWSDLEPIYSVKHVDNLNTVASDFSPIIYDNSIVFASDRYDKIDGSSKYGWTGRGYLKLFKSHPKKMGDFAGELSDAKLFDHKFHQKFHDGPICFSNDNKMVFITRSYRDKAMKVDNYKTNMLKLFYSEKDNDGKWEKFEPFYLNSKEYSVGHAALSINSDTLYFVSDMPNGYGGTDIWMCIKTNDGWGEAINLGEKINTPENEMFPVVGDDGYLYFSSEGLPGWGGLDIFRTGLVDNQWTDPENLLPPLNSSADDFAMAFVPDSKTGFFSSNRIGGKGNDDIYYFVELEKEVKEPEVVPEPEPVIYYLAGVVKDKVTNELLENATVFLYNPFTGKVRVIKTDAKGVYKTIVEPNTKYIAKAMKPTYISDCISIEIGEMLPGSINETPMALRLDKLDLDRIFTIDNIYYDFDKYNIREDAKPQLDKLVKIMLENPVNVELGSHTDSRGTHKYNERLSQNRANSAVEYIISKGINAERITAKGYGETKLVNKCADGVPCTKEEHQMNRRTEFKVTEYTKPQMQIGQFNPDAFHDGEDIDIRSLPSDFYSDCE, encoded by the coding sequence ATGAAAAAAATTATTTTTACCATAATTGTAATTTCATTCTTACCTGCATTGGTTCTGGGACAATCGTTGAAACGAGTTCAAAAACTAATGAATAGATATCAATTTGATGAAGCTATTACTTTATTAAAAAGAGCAGTTGCTGATGAAGATAAGCAAAAAGAGGCTACTCTTTTGTTAGCTCAGTGCTACAAAGCTCAAAATGACATTTATAATGCCAAGGCGTGGTACGAAAAAGCTGTAAAATTAGATAATGTTTCTCCTGAAACTATCTACGAATATGGTATTTCACTTCAAAAAGTAGGAGAGTACAATAAAGCAAAATTAGTTTTTGAAGATTTTTTAAAGCGAAAGCCGAATGACGAGTTAGGCTTATTAAAGTTGGAATCGTGTAATAAAGTTCTTACTACATGGTCGGATTTGGAGCCTATTTATAGTGTAAAACATGTTGATAATCTGAATACCGTTGCCAGCGATTTTAGTCCTATTATTTACGATAATTCGATAGTATTTGCATCCGACAGATACGATAAAATTGATGGTTCTTCCAAGTATGGATGGACAGGAAGAGGCTATCTAAAACTTTTTAAATCACATCCTAAGAAAATGGGCGATTTTGCCGGAGAATTGAGCGATGCAAAATTGTTTGATCATAAGTTTCATCAAAAGTTTCACGACGGACCAATATGCTTCAGTAACGATAATAAAATGGTCTTCATAACTCGTTCGTACAGAGACAAAGCAATGAAAGTTGACAACTATAAAACTAATATGTTGAAACTTTTTTATTCAGAGAAAGATAACGATGGCAAATGGGAAAAGTTTGAACCTTTTTACTTAAACAGCAAGGAATATTCAGTCGGTCATGCCGCCTTATCTATAAATAGCGATACTTTATATTTTGTTTCCGATATGCCAAATGGATATGGTGGAACCGATATTTGGATGTGCATAAAAACCAATGATGGTTGGGGCGAAGCTATAAATTTAGGGGAAAAGATTAATACCCCTGAAAATGAAATGTTTCCTGTAGTTGGAGATGATGGCTACTTGTACTTCTCAAGTGAGGGTTTGCCAGGTTGGGGAGGATTGGATATTTTCAGAACCGGCTTAGTTGATAATCAATGGACAGATCCTGAAAATTTGTTGCCACCATTAAATTCATCTGCCGACGACTTTGCAATGGCTTTTGTTCCCGATTCTAAAACAGGTTTCTTTTCTTCAAATAGGATAGGAGGTAAAGGCAATGATGATATTTACTATTTTGTAGAATTAGAAAAAGAAGTTAAAGAACCCGAAGTTGTGCCTGAGCCGGAACCTGTCATATATTACCTAGCAGGTGTTGTTAAAGATAAAGTTACAAATGAGTTACTCGAAAATGCTACGGTATTCCTTTATAATCCTTTTACAGGAAAAGTTAGGGTTATAAAAACCGATGCCAAGGGTGTATACAAAACAATTGTTGAACCTAATACAAAGTATATAGCTAAAGCTATGAAACCGACCTATATATCAGATTGTATATCTATCGAAATAGGTGAAATGCTGCCCGGCTCTATAAATGAAACACCAATGGCATTGCGTTTAGATAAGTTAGACTTAGATAGAATTTTTACTATAGATAATATTTATTACGATTTTGATAAGTATAATATCAGAGAAGACGCTAAACCCCAACTTGATAAACTTGTTAAAATTATGTTGGAAAACCCTGTTAATGTTGAGTTGGGCTCACATACAGATAGTAGAGGTACTCACAAGTACAATGAAAGATTGTCGCAAAACAGAGCTAATTCAGCGGTTGAATATATAATTTCTAAAGGAATTAATGCAGAAAGAATTACTGCCAAAGGTTACGGCGAAACTAAACTTGTTAACAAGTGTGCCGACGGAGTTCCATGTACTAAAGAAGAACACCAAATGAACAGACGTACCGAGTTTAAAGTAACAGAATATACAAAGCCGCAAATGCAAATAGGGCAGTTCAATCCCGATGCATTCCACGACGGCGAAGATATAGATATTCGCTCATTGCCAAGTGATTTCTACAGCGATTGCGAATAA
- a CDS encoding putative LPS assembly protein LptD, whose product MCLLVFIFLFNIENYAVVNNFSNLFLLSDSTLIDSVGLTNDSINIVNDSVSITNDSVILSKKDDKFKLSSIITYNSDDSSFMDLTNEKMWLYGNANVKYEDLDLTAHQIMIDFKTNTLYATCGFDSTGNEIGIPDFKKGDLKFKSNELSYNFDSEKGLIKNVIMTEGDGYIHGTVVKKVSQDVTNIGKGLYTTCNLRENPHFALRYTKAKVIANNKIVTGPAYIEVEEVPLPLALPFGLFPNKKGRSSGLIIPQYGESANRGFFLENGGYYWGINDYLDLTLVGDIYTRGSWALKPKMNYKKRYKYSGSFNFNYAVTVLGVKGTSDYSKKTDFFINWSHRQDPKASPNSVFSASVKAGSSSYNQYNPSTVNDYLNNNFASSLAYSLQLGSWGNLTTGARHNQNVSTKSMSLTLPEVSFSVNRMYPLKKKIATGKAKWYEKISIAYNFDMRNEINAPDSIMLRPEVLEYMQNGAKHTIPINATFKIFKYFSWSNTANYTERWYTKSINKTWHEQSVIGNDTIPGYVSVDTISGFKAARDYNLSSSVSTTVYGMKQFSKGFLRAIRHVVYPSVGFSYTPDFSKEKLGYYKTVQKNQEGEMEKYSVFGGAGSFTPLFGVPGYQENGNINFGLKNSLEIKVRSKNDTVTGTKKVKLIENLSINTSYNLAKDSLNWAPIQITANTTLFDKIRISFNSAYDLYATDSLGRQINRFQYQVDKRLARFMQSSWNVNFSYDLKPRQKSSNRNVGNINQSNQAEMQDIRTNPQNYIDWNNPWSLRFDYRLGFTNTYSAATNTFNKRFVQTLNVTGDISITKKWKVTVNTGYDLQTMDFTFTQLNIYRDLHCWEIRFNWIPYGQLKSWNFQINAKSALLQDLKLTRKKDFRDNLQL is encoded by the coding sequence TTGTGTTTATTGGTATTTATCTTTCTTTTTAATATCGAAAATTATGCCGTTGTTAATAATTTTAGCAATTTATTTTTGCTTTCCGATTCCACTCTTATTGATTCTGTAGGACTAACCAACGATTCCATAAATATAGTTAACGATTCAGTAAGCATAACCAACGACTCTGTAATTTTATCTAAAAAAGATGATAAGTTTAAGTTGAGCTCAATAATTACGTACAATAGTGATGATTCGAGCTTCATGGATCTGACCAACGAAAAAATGTGGCTGTATGGTAATGCCAACGTAAAATACGAAGATTTAGATTTGACCGCACATCAAATTATGATTGACTTTAAGACAAATACTTTGTACGCCACTTGCGGATTTGACTCAACCGGAAACGAAATTGGAATCCCGGATTTTAAGAAAGGTGACTTGAAATTCAAATCGAATGAGCTTTCTTATAATTTCGACTCCGAAAAAGGTTTGATTAAAAATGTTATTATGACCGAAGGCGACGGCTACATACATGGAACTGTTGTAAAAAAGGTCAGCCAAGATGTTACCAACATTGGAAAAGGGCTATATACAACTTGTAATTTAAGGGAAAATCCTCACTTTGCATTAAGATATACAAAAGCTAAGGTTATTGCCAACAACAAAATTGTTACCGGACCTGCATATATTGAAGTTGAAGAAGTTCCCTTACCTTTGGCTTTGCCTTTTGGACTCTTTCCGAACAAAAAAGGTAGAAGTTCGGGTTTGATTATTCCTCAGTACGGCGAATCGGCAAACAGGGGTTTCTTTTTAGAAAACGGCGGTTATTACTGGGGCATAAACGATTACTTAGATTTAACACTTGTTGGCGACATCTACACAAGAGGCAGTTGGGCTCTTAAGCCTAAAATGAATTATAAAAAAAGATATAAATATTCGGGAAGTTTTAATTTCAACTACGCAGTTACAGTATTGGGCGTTAAAGGCACTTCCGATTATAGTAAGAAAACCGACTTTTTCATAAACTGGAGTCACCGACAAGACCCAAAAGCAAGTCCTAATTCCGTGTTTTCGGCAAGCGTGAAAGCAGGTTCAAGTTCGTACAATCAGTATAACCCATCAACTGTAAACGATTACTTGAACAACAACTTTGCTTCCAGTTTGGCTTACTCGTTACAATTGGGCTCGTGGGGTAACCTGACAACCGGTGCACGACACAACCAAAACGTATCAACAAAGTCTATGTCGCTTACCCTGCCCGAAGTTTCATTCAGTGTAAACCGAATGTACCCTTTAAAGAAAAAAATAGCTACAGGAAAAGCCAAATGGTACGAAAAAATCAGTATAGCGTACAACTTCGATATGCGTAACGAAATAAACGCTCCCGATAGCATTATGCTCAGACCTGAAGTGCTTGAATATATGCAAAACGGTGCTAAACATACAATACCTATAAATGCCACTTTCAAAATTTTTAAATACTTTTCTTGGTCGAATACAGCCAACTACACCGAAAGATGGTACACTAAAAGCATTAACAAAACTTGGCATGAACAAAGTGTAATCGGCAACGACACAATACCAGGCTACGTATCCGTTGATACAATATCAGGCTTTAAAGCTGCACGCGATTATAATTTGTCATCGTCTGTATCTACCACAGTTTACGGAATGAAACAGTTTTCAAAAGGCTTTTTAAGAGCAATCAGACATGTTGTTTATCCTTCGGTAGGATTTTCGTACACCCCCGATTTTAGTAAGGAAAAATTAGGTTATTACAAAACCGTTCAAAAAAATCAGGAAGGCGAAATGGAAAAATATTCTGTATTCGGCGGTGCAGGAAGTTTTACACCTTTGTTTGGAGTTCCGGGTTATCAAGAAAATGGTAATATTAATTTTGGATTGAAAAATTCTTTGGAAATTAAAGTTCGCTCAAAAAATGATACAGTTACCGGTACTAAAAAGGTTAAACTTATTGAGAACCTATCGATAAACACCAGCTACAACTTGGCAAAAGACTCACTAAACTGGGCTCCTATTCAAATTACGGCAAACACTACTCTATTCGATAAAATACGCATTTCGTTCAATAGTGCCTACGATTTATACGCAACCGATTCATTAGGACGACAAATAAACCGTTTTCAGTATCAAGTCGATAAAAGATTAGCTCGTTTTATGCAATCAAGCTGGAACGTTAATTTTAGCTACGACCTGAAACCCCGACAGAAATCATCTAATCGGAATGTTGGCAACATTAACCAAAGCAATCAAGCCGAAATGCAGGACATACGAACAAATCCCCAAAACTATATCGATTGGAACAATCCTTGGTCGCTCAGATTTGATTACAGGCTCGGCTTTACTAACACTTATTCGGCGGCTACAAATACTTTTAACAAACGTTTTGTGCAAACATTAAACGTTACGGGCGATATTAGCATTACCAAAAAATGGAAAGTTACAGTTAATACCGGCTACGACCTGCAAACTATGGATTTTACATTTACACAGCTAAATATTTATCGCGACCTGCACTGTTGGGAAATCAGGTTCAACTGGATACCCTATGGACAGCTCAAAAGCTGGAACTTCCAAATTAATGCTAAATCTGCACTGCTGCAAGATTTAAAACTTACTCGGAAAAAAGATTTTAGAGACAACCTGCAACTATAA
- a CDS encoding RidA family protein, with product MKRIISTENAPKAVGPYSQAVEANGMLFISGQIPIDPKTGKLVEGGIVEQTKQVMENIGAILKEAGYTFSDVIKSTCLLSDMNDFSTVNEIYGTYYKVDPPARAAFAVAKLPMAVMIEIETIAAK from the coding sequence ATGAAAAGAATTATTAGTACAGAAAATGCACCCAAAGCGGTAGGTCCTTACAGCCAAGCTGTTGAAGCAAACGGAATGTTATTTATTTCGGGACAAATCCCAATCGACCCCAAAACAGGTAAACTTGTTGAAGGCGGCATTGTTGAACAAACAAAACAAGTTATGGAAAACATCGGAGCTATTCTTAAAGAAGCCGGTTATACCTTCAGCGATGTTATTAAATCTACTTGTTTGTTAAGCGATATGAATGACTTTTCGACTGTTAACGAAATTTACGGAACATACTACAAAGTTGATCCACCTGCTAGGGCTGCTTTTGCTGTCGCCAAACTACCAATGGCTGTTATGATAGAAATAGAAACCATTGCGGCGAAGTAA
- a CDS encoding MlaD family protein — MKKGKEIKVGIISTLVIIAFILAIFFVRNYNIFKKTDKFYTVYSDATGLTRSTPLVLKGINVGQVISIKFCENRTDKVVIKFYLKDNIKIPEDSKILLHSSDILGSKSLQIILGSSSRYAMSGDTLVSEIALSLTEEVGSQVVPFKHKAEHLITTFDTTLSNINQILGAGGKEDLINSISNLNIVLENAANISKNLNELVASEKSTFVGVMNDLKTFSTQLSNNSDKIDKILTNMSTMADSTNVANLSSALSDLKQTSENLNDVLKDINSKSGTLGKLISEDSVYNNLSEALKNIDSLIIDIKNNPNRYVNVSVFGGRKK; from the coding sequence ATGAAGAAAGGAAAAGAAATTAAAGTTGGAATTATTTCTACATTAGTTATAATAGCTTTTATTTTGGCGATATTTTTTGTTAGGAATTATAACATATTCAAAAAAACCGACAAGTTTTACACGGTTTATTCCGATGCGACCGGACTTACAAGATCAACGCCGCTGGTTTTGAAAGGGATAAATGTAGGACAGGTTATCAGTATTAAGTTTTGCGAAAATAGGACAGATAAAGTTGTAATAAAATTTTATTTAAAAGACAATATAAAAATTCCCGAAGATTCTAAGATATTGCTTCATTCGTCAGATATTTTAGGGTCTAAGAGTTTGCAAATTATATTAGGAAGTTCGAGCAGATATGCGATGTCTGGTGACACTTTGGTTTCGGAAATTGCACTTTCTCTTACTGAAGAGGTTGGTAGTCAGGTTGTTCCGTTTAAACATAAAGCCGAACATTTGATTACAACATTCGATACCACGCTCAGCAATATAAATCAAATTTTAGGTGCAGGCGGCAAGGAAGACTTGATTAATTCTATCAGCAACTTAAATATTGTGTTGGAAAATGCAGCCAATATCAGCAAAAATTTGAATGAATTGGTAGCATCAGAAAAAAGCACATTTGTTGGAGTGATGAATGATTTAAAAACCTTTTCGACTCAATTGTCAAACAATAGCGATAAGATTGATAAAATACTGACCAATATGTCAACTATGGCAGACAGCACTAATGTTGCCAACTTATCGTCGGCTTTGAGCGACTTAAAGCAAACATCGGAAAATTTGAATGATGTGCTAAAAGACATCAATTCCAAAAGCGGAACCTTAGGGAAATTAATATCCGAAGATAGTGTTTACAATAATCTTAGCGAGGCGCTTAAAAATATTGATTCTTTGATTATCGATATAAAAAACAATCCAAACAGATATGTAAATGTTTCTGTTTTTGGCGGAAGGAAGAAATAA
- a CDS encoding N-acetylmuramoyl-L-alanine amidase, translating into MINVRVKYKLLLLLFALIMLPSTVFPQRVNKVVIDAGHGGKDPGAVGKNSREKDITLAIALKLRDAINKELPEVETILTRSKDVFVELHRRAKIANNSKADLFISIHCNSAKSKAAHGVETYVMGLKKSAANLEVAKLENASILLEENYVMEYDGFDPTSPEGHIFFSMIQNSFLDKSLEFAGNVQHELLSKSNFHNRGVKQDVFLVLYKTAMPGVLIEVGFISNANEEKYLMSEEGQQKTADAICKALVDYSHSRIKKIENNLASNPEDNIVADTSVSGKADSNVNVNADVNANEENIVYKVQFLTSSKRLSMSDKRFRNIADVSFYKQQNLYKYTSGKYYTFGEAEKSRKNIAKSGYKDAFVVAFRGDERINITDEMKKSR; encoded by the coding sequence ATGATAAATGTACGAGTAAAATATAAGTTATTATTATTGTTATTTGCATTAATTATGTTGCCGAGTACGGTGTTTCCGCAACGTGTAAACAAGGTTGTTATAGATGCCGGTCATGGTGGTAAAGACCCGGGAGCAGTAGGTAAAAATTCTAGAGAGAAAGATATAACTCTGGCAATAGCTTTAAAGCTCAGAGATGCTATCAACAAAGAACTTCCCGAGGTTGAAACGATATTAACTCGTTCAAAAGATGTTTTTGTTGAGTTGCATAGGCGAGCAAAAATTGCCAACAACAGTAAAGCCGACCTTTTTATTTCCATACATTGCAATAGTGCCAAATCAAAAGCAGCACACGGCGTTGAAACTTATGTTATGGGTTTGAAGAAAAGTGCGGCTAATTTAGAAGTAGCGAAATTAGAAAACGCTTCCATTCTTTTGGAAGAAAACTATGTGATGGAGTACGACGGCTTTGACCCTACATCGCCGGAAGGGCACATCTTTTTTAGTATGATACAAAACTCTTTTTTAGATAAAAGTTTGGAATTTGCCGGAAACGTGCAGCACGAGCTTTTGAGTAAAAGTAATTTTCACAATAGGGGTGTTAAGCAAGATGTCTTTTTGGTGCTGTATAAAACGGCAATGCCCGGAGTTTTGATTGAGGTGGGATTTATTAGCAATGCTAATGAGGAAAAATATTTGATGTCGGAAGAAGGACAACAAAAAACAGCCGATGCAATTTGCAAGGCTTTGGTTGATTATTCACATTCGAGGATAAAGAAAATTGAAAACAATTTGGCATCGAATCCTGAAGATAATATTGTTGCCGATACCAGTGTTAGTGGAAAAGCTGATAGTAATGTCAATGTAAATGCAGATGTAAATGCAAACGAAGAAAATATTGTTTACAAGGTGCAGTTTTTAACTTCTTCAAAACGGCTTTCGATGAGCGATAAAAGGTTTAGAAATATTGCCGATGTTAGTTTTTACAAACAACAAAATTTATATAAATATACTTCGGGCAAATATTATACTTTTGGCGAGGCGGAAAAAAGCAGAAAAAACATTGCAAAGTCAGGATATAAAGATGCTTTTGTTGTTGCTTTCAGAGGCGATGAAAGGATTAATATAACTGATGAAATGAAAAAAAGTAGATAA